In the genome of Neodiprion fabricii isolate iyNeoFabr1 chromosome 4, iyNeoFabr1.1, whole genome shotgun sequence, the window AGAGTAATTTGAAATCGAGCTTCACTCAACCAGCTTTATAGACTTGCATTAGTGTTATCTAGTAATTACCGACTGCTTACATAAAACTATAACCAGCCTACTTCTGACAAGCAATCAGTAAATGGCCCTGAGTATGTACTGTGGCCTGATGTAACAATTTTGTACGTTTAGAAATTTGCGATTCAATGTGTGCTGCAATTGCAACAAGTACAATTTCACTTTTGCCAACAGTAGTAGTGATGGAATGTAATCTCACAATTAGATATACTGTTACAGTGGGAGCTGGATATCAATGTTTGCATTGATGAAACATTTGCTTGGTTGAATAGtttattcgttcaatttttttcatcttttaaaaattatgtataaaaatataaatcaataataaCTTGCatcataaaatattattttgtggaaacttttctttcgtttccaatgtgagaaatgagaaaaaaaaaacttattttatTAGCATTTCACAGATTCGATTATAGTCAGAcatttgtatataatacatatatatatatatatatatatatatatatatatatatatatatatatatatatatatatatatatatatatatatatatatatatatatacttataatataatgtttcTGAACTAATCATCTGGACTTATGAgatcatttaaataacattcTTGGTATGATTCCGCTTCTGCGTTTTGTTTTTGGTATTGTCGGTTTGAGATTTCTCTAGAACGCAAGCTTATCACTCCGTAAAACTTACAGTTGAACAAAGTTATGTCAACAGAGAATCTAAATTAATCAAACGTTTATAATGAATAACTTGATACTAGCGTTCTGGCGTTTAAATTATAGTTGTACTTTGACGATTTGAAAATAGTTGTAGAGGagaaaaactgatttttttcaaattcagttcaaacgaaactattttttcgCGCCATGCTTACTCATCACCaagtcaaaatattgaaaggtTAAATGTGTACTACACAATCAAGACAACAGAAAATTAAGCAAGTTGGTGAAAAGAAACTAAGACTTGATCAATTGGTCCCCTGTTCACCTCTGCATAACATACGAAAGTCTGATTTATTGACGCACCTTTTCAATATCTAACTATCGATTATCAAGTTCCGTGCAGAATCTTTTAGCTTACGTACTCGTAAATTATCACTTGCGTACAAAGCtcacgagtaaaaaaaaaaaaagaaaaaataaaaccaaaatATGTTATACTTCGTGATAAACTATAAAGTAACTTTATCCCTTATTTGTTTAGGATGGAATCCTATTTTAGATTAACCCAAGAAGCAATGCACGATACTTTTCCACATTTGAGTACATTCTTCTGGATGGAATGATTTCCGAATgcgtgaaaagaaataatctcAAGAATAACCAAATGAGTGTAATCATACATGCAGATGCGATGAACTGACGGTAGGAAAAACAGAATCAAAAAGTTCTACAAAATTCATCGCATCAGTAATAAATGAAACGTTACTCAAGTATATAAAATAAGTAATGAAAAAGCTAAGGTCGACACATTATAAAAAGTATAGAAGATTTTCCAGCTGTGCAGCTGGCGGTCTGTGAATTGACTGAGCAACCAGAAATGCCAGCTTGTGGGCGTATTGACAGGGTGCTGGCACCCTGACAGTACCGCTCCAGTTGTAGTACATGTGAGTCATTTTGTAAGTTAGACGTTGGAGTTTGTCAGCATCGAGTCCTAAATTGTCCGAAATGACGCTGAAGGAAGTCGGTGAAACAGACCCCTGTCTCACGGATTGAGGAACTATGAAGAAGTCATATTTCTCGGGGTTGGTGATTACGTCGTCCACGACTGTTCCCGGCGGTGGGTTTCTTTTCTGCGCGAAAAGACGAGTCTTAATCCGTTTGGTAACTATGATGAACGCCAACTTAAATTCTTGTTCTCCATAGACTTGCGCCAGACGGTCTTTCAGCTGCACAACCTCGTGCTCGTAGACGTAGGGCACTTGGCCTTCGCCGACTCCATCACGATAAATAACAATTCTCTGTGGCAGTGCGTTGTTCCTCGACCGGTACACATGTAGAGCCTTGCAAATGTTGGTCGACATCGTGTCGGACAACTCCTCGCCGTTTGAATGATGGCTGACAGCACTGAACCATTGGCTGAAAGCTCGATCCAGGGAGGTGACAAGGGCACCTGTAACAAAGATTCGTTTAAGCTGGAATTGTCGCAGGTTACATTTTACATATTGCTACAATTCTCAGTCGTTTAAAAGCTTAATGTGATTTCAGGACAATCATTGGATAATGTGTGAAAAGAAggatttgacattttttgttcTAGCTCACCGTAGTCACGGCCTTTGGAAGCAGTGTCGTGACAGACATCAAAGCCAGCTACCATCAGTCCGCTCAATGGAATCTCAACTGTCCATGGAGCTCCACCTATCTTGCAGTTCATCTGGATGGCCACCTTGGTGGCAACGGATGCAAGCCCTTTGTTCGTTAAGTTTTTAGCCAAAAAGACTTGCGTAGGAACAGGCCTGTCtgaacaacattttttcttaattgCGGAGTAACGCTCGGGGCGGTTGTTAGGCACGACACAGAAGATCAAGTTCACAGAGACCCGGCTGAGTATCGCCTCGATAGCCTCGACGTAAGTTTGAGCTCTGTCGTCTGGTACCTCGTGAACTCGTGGCTGCGGCAGTTTGAATCCAAGTTTCGTTGAAACTTGGATAAGCGTCGAAACGAAGTTCTGGAATTCGATATGAGAAGAATGAGAGGAATTGCTTATCCGTTGATTTTGGaagtttttaatcaatttcgtTTTGGAACCAAATCATTATTAAATTCACCAAATTTACCTCGACGTCTCTTTTAGCACGGTTGGTAACTATGAGAGCCCAATTGTCCATTCTACCGCACGACAGCATAGTGACATTGCGGAGTTCTCTTGTCCAGTCGGCCTCTGATCCAGcttcaattttcttctccCGACCAAAGATGATTTTCTCCGAAGGCATAATTCTGCCAGGTATATCGATGAGTCTTTCGCTTAGCTTAAGGTTCCATTCGTTCAAATCGGTCATGACATTGGCTTGCGATCGAAGTCGTTGGTTGAACGCTAGTAATTTCTGGACTCTAGTTTCCGGCCCAACACGCATATGATCAGACAAAGCTTTCATGAGCTGCCATTGACTTCGCATTTCGTCAGTGATACCTGCGGAAGGTAAATAAGGGCGTACAATATACTGGATGAAAGCTTTGGTGAGCTTCATAGCCGAACAGATACTTGCAAAAGTCAAATAAGAATTATCAAAGATATATCGTACGTTACAGGTCAAGCAAAAGTGAGAATTTCAAACATACCAGTTGCCCTGCACAGTTCAGGAACAAGATAAATCAACTCTGCTTGGCCAGCTCTTCGTTCGCGAGGCTTCGATCTGGATACCAGCAGCGGCTGAGTAGGGTGACGTATGGCTATCTGATATTTATTACGATAATAGTCGGTATAGGATATTGTTTCACCGCTCCGCAGTGGGAATGTAGACTGTGGCGAGGTTTCAAAGTCGACATCGTCAATCCGGTATGTATTGTTGTTATAACCGGTGAGTACAACTTGTCCAACGACCTGACTGCAGAAAGCTCGCTACGAAGagtaacaaattttaaaaatcaatatatGTTGGATTAGTATAACTTTTGATAGTGCTGGTATTTATGTTCATAAAGACGGTTCGTTGTTATATAAATGTGAGAGGTATTCACCTTGAAATCGCCGCGATGCTGTCTGTGACATTCGGCGAGAATATCATATATCGTCTGCTGACGCATTACTTTGTGGCTGATTTCTGAGCACATCAGTATGTCGCGCTCGTGTTGACGAATAGACGTTATGTATCCTGGCCAGAGTTCGAGTTGGAAGTCACGAATTTCGATCTGTAATCAAAGATGGAACGTCACGGCTTTTAATCTAATTAAATTAATGCAGAACTTATTTGTACCAAAGGCGTAAATTCAGAATTAAGAGAACGAAATTTCGGTCAATTGGTTAAATAAATTCTCGAGACAATTTACGTGCAAatatttgaagtaaaaaattcatacatcATTTCGAGTTAAAACTAATTCAGCGATACATATTGCAAAATCTGTATACACGTTCAGTTGGTTCTCAAGTATGTTTACATAAGTTAATACTACTCACTTTGGCTGCTGCATCATAATAATCTCGGCCCACCAATTGGAGGTTCAAGTGATCCAAACACTTGCGcataattatgttgaaaaattgaatgtagTGCTGATCTCCTTTAACTAAATCTCCAACCTCTTTAATTTCTATACGTATTTGTGCATCATCTGACTGGCGTGCAGAGAACAGttccattttctgaaattcgGCCAAGAATAATTCTTCACTGtacattgatataaatttCGAAGTAGACATTGGCTATTTGAAGTACATTAACATTTtcggagaaaaagaaaatgcaggtatatatcaaaatttctgtaattgtgttaatttaaattttttttttttacctctggCAAACGGTTGCTTGTATACAACACCGTGCCGTCAAAGATATATGGGCCCAGAGTCTCCCTATGGGGTCTAAGCAATCCCTTACGAACCACTGTACGATCTTCTTCAGGTGCAAAATCAA includes:
- the LOC124180323 gene encoding piwi-like protein Siwi isoform X1 is translated as MAEQGKGRARGRARGRARQLEDAGFGEHRAPLPAPQGAWARRPGPPPAQAPPAQVPPAQQPRFPPPGLAPGHMVPNVGRGPQRTGDQDVGDIGRKMQDITVGDGASVGRGSMRGRRQILPEYLITRPLNLITKQGKSGQGITLQANYFKLLTTTDWCLYQYRVDFAPEEDRTVVRKGLLRPHRETLGPYIFDGTVLYTSNRLPEKMELFSARQSDDAQIRIEIKEVGDLVKGDQHYIQFFNIIMRKCLDHLNLQLVGRDYYDAAAKIEIRDFQLELWPGYITSIRQHERDILMCSEISHKVMRQQTIYDILAECHRQHRGDFKRAFCSQVVGQVVLTGYNNNTYRIDDVDFETSPQSTFPLRSGETISYTDYYRNKYQIAIRHPTQPLLVSRSKPRERRAGQAELIYLVPELCRATGITDEMRSQWQLMKALSDHMRVGPETRVQKLLAFNQRLRSQANVMTDLNEWNLKLSERLIDIPGRIMPSEKIIFGREKKIEAGSEADWTRELRNVTMLSCGRMDNWALIVTNRAKRDVENFVSTLIQVSTKLGFKLPQPRVHEVPDDRAQTYVEAIEAILSRVSVNLIFCVVPNNRPERYSAIKKKCCSDRPVPTQVFLAKNLTNKGLASVATKVAIQMNCKIGGAPWTVEIPLSGLMVAGFDVCHDTASKGRDYGALVTSLDRAFSQWFSAVSHHSNGEELSDTMSTNICKALHVYRSRNNALPQRIVIYRDGVGEGQVPYVYEHEVVQLKDRLAQVYGEQEFKLAFIIVTKRIKTRLFAQKRNPPPGTVVDDVITNPEKYDFFIVPQSVRQGSVSPTSFSVISDNLGLDADKLQRLTYKMTHMYYNWSGTVRVPAPCQYAHKLAFLVAQSIHRPPAAQLENLLYFL
- the LOC124180323 gene encoding piwi-like protein Siwi isoform X2 — its product is MAEQGKGRARGRARGRARQLEDAGFGEHRAPLPAPQGAWARRPGPPPAQAPPAQVPPAQQPRFPPPGLAPGHMNVGRGPQRTGDQDVGDIGRKMQDITVGDGASVGRGSMRGRRQILPEYLITRPLNLITKQGKSGQGITLQANYFKLLTTTDWCLYQYRVDFAPEEDRTVVRKGLLRPHRETLGPYIFDGTVLYTSNRLPEKMELFSARQSDDAQIRIEIKEVGDLVKGDQHYIQFFNIIMRKCLDHLNLQLVGRDYYDAAAKIEIRDFQLELWPGYITSIRQHERDILMCSEISHKVMRQQTIYDILAECHRQHRGDFKRAFCSQVVGQVVLTGYNNNTYRIDDVDFETSPQSTFPLRSGETISYTDYYRNKYQIAIRHPTQPLLVSRSKPRERRAGQAELIYLVPELCRATGITDEMRSQWQLMKALSDHMRVGPETRVQKLLAFNQRLRSQANVMTDLNEWNLKLSERLIDIPGRIMPSEKIIFGREKKIEAGSEADWTRELRNVTMLSCGRMDNWALIVTNRAKRDVENFVSTLIQVSTKLGFKLPQPRVHEVPDDRAQTYVEAIEAILSRVSVNLIFCVVPNNRPERYSAIKKKCCSDRPVPTQVFLAKNLTNKGLASVATKVAIQMNCKIGGAPWTVEIPLSGLMVAGFDVCHDTASKGRDYGALVTSLDRAFSQWFSAVSHHSNGEELSDTMSTNICKALHVYRSRNNALPQRIVIYRDGVGEGQVPYVYEHEVVQLKDRLAQVYGEQEFKLAFIIVTKRIKTRLFAQKRNPPPGTVVDDVITNPEKYDFFIVPQSVRQGSVSPTSFSVISDNLGLDADKLQRLTYKMTHMYYNWSGTVRVPAPCQYAHKLAFLVAQSIHRPPAAQLENLLYFL